A portion of the Acidobacteriaceae bacterium genome contains these proteins:
- a CDS encoding amidohydrolase family protein: protein MKRFAAALLAAALPLAAQQPSTILHAAHLLDVASGKLVSPGEILITGERITEVGSHVTHPATARVLDLGNVTLMPGLIDAHTHLFLHPGNEGLQTVEESIPQRTLTAAAAAKADLLAGFTAERDMGTEGAKCADVAVRNAINKGEIPGPRMRVSCNAIDILGGHEDAIGFNPEQHVLSNADIVNNTAELIATMREQHKEGSDFFKIYETGHDHVDGNKITSAFQFTEPELAAAVAEAHRLGTVVAVHCTTDPGAEFAVAAGVASVDHAYQISEATMKEMRARNIYAVPTFTIAEYFADHAETPELAARRKQSLAIHVAEFKKQMVLGVPFAVGSDVGPFPHGTQAREYELMVQYGMKPADVLRAGLINGAKLLNWADAIGQLKPGFFADIIAVPGDPLADISVLTKPEFVMKNGKIFLDAPAHRRQTMN from the coding sequence ATGAAACGATTTGCCGCTGCCCTCCTCGCTGCCGCTCTTCCTCTTGCTGCACAGCAGCCTTCCACCATCCTGCACGCAGCCCATCTGCTCGACGTAGCCAGCGGCAAGCTCGTTTCTCCCGGCGAAATCCTCATCACCGGCGAACGCATCACTGAGGTCGGCTCGCACGTCACTCACCCGGCAACCGCTCGAGTCCTCGACCTGGGCAACGTCACACTTATGCCCGGCCTCATCGACGCCCACACCCACCTCTTCCTGCATCCCGGCAATGAAGGCCTGCAGACAGTCGAGGAATCCATCCCGCAGCGCACTCTGACGGCTGCAGCCGCCGCGAAAGCCGACCTGCTCGCAGGCTTCACCGCCGAGCGAGACATGGGAACGGAAGGCGCCAAGTGCGCCGACGTCGCCGTCCGTAACGCGATCAACAAGGGCGAGATTCCCGGCCCACGCATGCGCGTCTCCTGCAACGCTATCGACATCCTCGGCGGCCACGAAGACGCCATCGGCTTCAACCCCGAGCAGCACGTCCTGTCCAACGCCGACATCGTCAACAACACGGCAGAGCTCATCGCCACCATGCGCGAGCAGCACAAGGAAGGCTCCGACTTCTTCAAAATCTACGAAACCGGCCACGATCACGTAGACGGCAACAAGATCACCTCCGCGTTCCAGTTCACCGAACCCGAACTCGCCGCTGCCGTCGCGGAGGCCCATCGCCTCGGCACGGTGGTCGCCGTCCACTGCACCACCGACCCCGGTGCCGAGTTCGCCGTCGCAGCCGGCGTTGCCTCAGTCGACCACGCCTACCAGATCAGCGAAGCCACCATGAAGGAGATGCGCGCCCGCAACATCTACGCCGTCCCGACCTTCACCATCGCAGAGTACTTCGCCGATCACGCGGAAACCCCGGAACTCGCTGCCCGCCGTAAGCAATCTCTCGCCATCCACGTCGCCGAGTTCAAGAAGCAAATGGTCCTCGGAGTTCCCTTTGCCGTAGGCTCAGACGTCGGCCCTTTCCCCCACGGAACCCAGGCACGCGAGTACGAGTTGATGGTGCAGTACGGCATGAAACCTGCCGACGTCCTCCGGGCAGGCCTGATCAACGGAGCAAAGCTGCTCAACTGGGCCGACGCCATCGGCCAGCTCAAGCCGGGCTTCTTCGCCGACATTATCGCCGTACCGGGCGACCCGCTGGCGGATATCAGCGTCCTTACAAAACCAGAATTTGTGATGAAAAACGGAAAGATTTTCCTGGACGCACCCGCTCATCGGCGACAAACCATGAACTAA
- a CDS encoding sugar kinase: MIDNRNSAGVVLKSASACRWDLLSLGEVMLRFDPGEGRIAGARSFRVWEGGGEYNVARGLRRCFGKQTAIATAFVDNPVGRLVEDLMLQGGVDVSHVRWVPFDGVGREARNGVYFLERGFGVRHGMGMMDRGNTAVSQLQPGMIDWDAIFGGEGVRWFHTGGVMASLSESATEVVREAMVSARKHGTVVSFDCNYRPSLWKSRGGRQGSIDVNRSLMPMVDVLFGHEGDIAKAMGKSSLGPVWHTLESFGEMAARVTEEWTELRVIASTIRKPRTATHNSWSAFGFAEGKAHEGLRFDDLEILDRVGGGDSFASGLIYGLMEGKEFQWSLDCGVAHGALSMTTPGDASMASLAEVESLMSGVSTGTVR; encoded by the coding sequence GTGATCGATAACAGAAACTCTGCCGGAGTTGTTTTGAAGTCGGCATCTGCGTGCCGCTGGGATTTGCTGTCGCTGGGCGAAGTGATGCTGCGCTTTGATCCTGGCGAAGGACGGATCGCAGGCGCGCGTTCGTTCCGCGTATGGGAAGGCGGCGGCGAGTACAACGTCGCTCGAGGGCTGCGTCGCTGCTTTGGCAAACAGACCGCGATCGCAACTGCCTTTGTCGATAATCCTGTCGGCCGACTGGTCGAGGACCTGATGCTGCAGGGCGGTGTCGATGTTTCGCATGTGCGCTGGGTTCCGTTCGACGGTGTTGGTCGCGAAGCTCGTAACGGGGTGTACTTCCTTGAGCGCGGCTTTGGCGTGCGTCATGGCATGGGCATGATGGATCGCGGGAACACTGCTGTGTCGCAGTTGCAGCCCGGCATGATTGATTGGGATGCGATCTTCGGCGGGGAAGGCGTTCGCTGGTTTCATACCGGCGGCGTGATGGCCTCGTTGAGTGAGAGCGCCACGGAGGTGGTGCGCGAAGCGATGGTGTCCGCGCGCAAGCATGGGACGGTAGTCAGCTTCGATTGCAACTATCGTCCGTCGTTGTGGAAGAGCCGTGGGGGCCGTCAGGGATCGATTGACGTGAACCGCTCGCTGATGCCGATGGTGGATGTTTTGTTTGGCCATGAGGGCGATATTGCGAAGGCGATGGGCAAGTCGTCGCTAGGGCCGGTGTGGCATACGCTGGAGAGCTTTGGCGAGATGGCTGCACGCGTCACCGAAGAGTGGACTGAACTGCGTGTGATCGCCAGCACGATCCGCAAGCCAAGGACCGCGACGCACAACTCGTGGAGTGCGTTTGGCTTTGCGGAAGGCAAGGCGCATGAAGGCTTGCGTTTTGACGATCTTGAGATTCTGGACCGCGTTGGTGGTGGTGACTCGTTTGCCTCGGGGCTGATCTATGGCCTGATGGAGGGGAAAGAGTTTCAGTGGTCGCTTGATTGCGGTGTCGCGCACGGTGCGCTGTCGATGACGACGCCAGGTGATGCCTCGATGGCGAGCCTTGCAGAGGTGGAGAGCTTGATGAGCGGCGTTTCCACAGGAACAGTTCGGTAG
- a CDS encoding bifunctional 4-hydroxy-2-oxoglutarate aldolase/2-dehydro-3-deoxy-phosphogluconate aldolase yields the protein MAKKAEVLAHVRKTGLVPVLRAESVEQGYALAEAIAAGGCDVLEVTMTVPGAVALITRLVKERPDILIGAGTVLTAEQAKACVGEGAQFIVSPAFDAATVEFCAKSGIGVLPGALTPTEVLRAWNAGADVIKVFPASAMGGAPYLRSLKAPLPQIELIPTGGVSLTTAREFLDAGAYALGIGADLVSVKAIRAGQPEVITKQARKYMDIVRTFQAETASA from the coding sequence ATGGCGAAGAAAGCAGAAGTTCTGGCACATGTGCGGAAGACCGGTCTGGTGCCGGTGCTGCGTGCCGAGTCGGTGGAGCAGGGATACGCGCTGGCGGAAGCGATTGCAGCCGGTGGCTGCGATGTGCTCGAAGTGACGATGACGGTTCCCGGAGCGGTGGCGTTGATCACGCGACTGGTGAAGGAGCGGCCCGATATTTTGATCGGTGCAGGAACCGTGCTGACCGCTGAGCAAGCGAAGGCTTGTGTTGGCGAAGGCGCTCAGTTCATCGTGAGCCCGGCGTTCGATGCGGCTACGGTGGAGTTCTGCGCCAAGAGCGGCATTGGTGTACTGCCAGGTGCGTTGACGCCGACCGAGGTGTTGAGAGCCTGGAATGCGGGCGCGGATGTGATCAAAGTTTTCCCTGCAAGCGCCATGGGTGGAGCGCCGTATCTGCGCAGCCTGAAGGCTCCGCTGCCGCAGATTGAGCTGATCCCAACGGGTGGCGTTTCGTTGACTACTGCGCGAGAGTTCCTCGATGCCGGAGCGTATGCGCTGGGCATCGGTGCGGACCTGGTGAGCGTCAAGGCCATTCGCGCCGGACAGCCCGAAGTGATTACTAAGCAGGCCCGGAAGTATATGGATATCGTACGTACGTTTCAGGCTGAAACAGCCTCGGCGTAA
- a CDS encoding choice-of-anchor D domain-containing protein, whose translation MTRSSFASLLLALPLSLLVGCGGGGSGSSGNSTSSGEPQILLSSSSLTFTGVAINSISAAQTVTVKNSGDSSLTLTSIVLNDTTNYALTNSCGTTLAAGATCNLSVVFQPKSTATLNSTIRITDNSQNVSGNFQDITLSSTSTAATTPVATLSASSLSFSTTVVNNSSSLNLTLSNTGTSTTPLTVSSVALSGTNSNMFSTTNTCTAGLAAAGTCTITVKFTPTAAATYTGTLTVTDNSNGVSGSTQTVSLTGTGTTTAPTVVYKLYELPDPGAGLPGGGMTTALYALVDNATSTIDMSMYALQDSTMLSKMVAACGRGVIVRAALDGRNEKSNNASAFSTLNSTTNCSAVYANTAFQAFHEKSMIVDKSTLVLMSGNLQSQYYSTTRDYFMVFNDAVDITAAEATFNMDFAAGTTASGTTGTSDLSYQPSAGTDLIWSPTTAKQAMEDIINNATTTLVVENEELTSTPTYIMSDLESACNRGVDVKILIENEDGTYTKNLNIVKAGGCTNNIHVYTDSNGFYIHAKAVVADYGLSTQKVYMGSINYSDASMTQNRELGMYVTDQASVSLIYTNFIADYNGAAQF comes from the coding sequence ATGACCCGTTCGAGCTTTGCGTCCTTGCTTCTCGCTCTTCCTCTTTCCCTTCTCGTCGGTTGCGGCGGAGGCGGTTCAGGCTCAAGCGGAAACAGCACTTCGTCCGGAGAACCACAGATCCTGCTGTCCAGCTCCTCGCTGACCTTTACCGGCGTAGCGATCAACTCCATCAGCGCGGCACAAACGGTGACGGTCAAGAACAGCGGTGACAGCTCCCTCACACTCACCAGCATCGTCCTGAATGACACGACGAACTATGCGCTGACCAATAGCTGCGGCACCACTCTGGCTGCTGGCGCCACCTGCAATCTCTCCGTTGTCTTCCAGCCGAAGTCCACCGCCACGCTGAACTCGACGATCCGCATTACGGACAACTCGCAGAACGTCTCCGGCAACTTCCAGGACATCACGCTCAGCAGCACGAGCACGGCAGCCACAACTCCTGTAGCAACGCTTTCAGCCAGTTCGCTGAGCTTCTCTACGACTGTCGTGAACAACTCTTCTTCGCTGAATCTGACGCTGAGCAATACGGGCACGAGCACCACCCCTCTCACCGTCTCCAGCGTGGCTCTGTCCGGCACCAATAGCAACATGTTCTCCACCACCAACACCTGCACCGCCGGTCTTGCGGCTGCGGGAACCTGCACGATCACAGTCAAATTCACACCAACTGCAGCAGCGACCTACACGGGCACGCTGACGGTCACCGACAACTCCAACGGCGTCAGCGGATCCACACAGACCGTTTCATTGACCGGCACCGGAACCACGACCGCTCCCACCGTGGTTTACAAGCTCTATGAACTTCCAGATCCAGGTGCAGGTCTGCCCGGCGGCGGCATGACAACGGCTCTCTACGCACTCGTAGATAACGCCACATCCACGATCGACATGAGCATGTATGCGCTGCAGGACTCGACGATGCTTTCGAAGATGGTCGCAGCCTGCGGTCGTGGTGTCATCGTCCGCGCCGCGCTCGATGGAAGAAATGAGAAGTCGAATAACGCGAGCGCGTTCTCCACGCTGAATTCGACGACAAACTGTTCTGCCGTCTATGCCAACACGGCTTTTCAGGCCTTCCACGAGAAGTCAATGATCGTCGACAAGTCGACGCTGGTGTTGATGAGCGGCAACTTGCAGTCCCAGTACTACTCCACGACTCGCGACTATTTCATGGTCTTCAACGATGCAGTCGACATTACAGCTGCTGAAGCGACGTTCAACATGGACTTCGCCGCAGGAACTACGGCTTCAGGAACGACGGGCACGAGCGACTTAAGCTATCAGCCTTCCGCGGGCACAGATCTCATCTGGAGCCCCACCACCGCGAAGCAGGCGATGGAAGACATCATTAACAACGCAACCACCACCCTGGTCGTCGAAAACGAAGAGCTGACCTCTACGCCGACATACATCATGAGCGATCTGGAAAGTGCCTGTAATCGTGGCGTAGACGTCAAAATTCTCATTGAGAACGAAGATGGAACCTACACCAAGAACCTCAACATCGTGAAGGCAGGCGGTTGCACCAACAACATTCATGTCTACACAGACTCCAACGGCTTCTACATTCATGCGAAGGCCGTCGTAGCCGACTACGGGTTATCGACGCAAAAGGTCTACATGGGCTCGATCAACTACTCAGACGCCTCGATGACACAGAATCGCGAACTCGGCATGTACGTTACCGATCAGGCAAGCGTGAGCCTGATCTATACAAACTTTATCGCAGACTATAACGGCGCAGCTCAGTTCTAA
- a CDS encoding protein-glutamate O-methyltransferase CheR, with amino-acid sequence MPGAFFSTATHTVSAESYSFLQTWIQRASGIVIDANKSYLLESRLGPIVEREHLGSIDTLCHSLRAGKPGLAQKVIEAMTTHETLFFRDHAPFEALRTSILPALLRERPRGHKLTLWSAAASSGQEAYSLAMMLLEMGLTPGEVSILATDLSEKVLERARAGIYGNFEVSRGLPSTLQTRYFERHGEEWQLRPNVRSMVRFDTLDLRNSLSGRGPFDVIFCRNVLIYFDAETKRGILRELRSTLARGGHLFLGTAEAVSLSDGFRRVQTADAISYIADEPHRP; translated from the coding sequence ATGCCAGGCGCCTTTTTCTCCACCGCCACTCATACCGTCTCTGCCGAGAGCTACAGTTTTCTGCAGACATGGATCCAACGTGCTTCGGGCATCGTGATCGACGCGAACAAAAGCTATCTTCTCGAGTCTCGCCTGGGCCCCATCGTCGAACGTGAACACCTCGGCTCCATCGATACCCTCTGCCACAGCCTCCGCGCAGGCAAACCCGGGCTCGCACAAAAGGTCATCGAGGCCATGACCACGCATGAGACCTTGTTTTTCCGCGACCATGCACCCTTTGAAGCCCTGCGTACAAGCATCCTCCCGGCGCTGCTTCGTGAACGTCCTCGCGGACACAAGCTAACGCTCTGGTCCGCAGCAGCCTCCTCTGGGCAAGAGGCTTACTCACTCGCCATGATGCTGCTCGAAATGGGACTCACTCCCGGTGAGGTTTCCATCCTCGCAACAGACCTCTCCGAGAAGGTTCTGGAACGCGCCCGCGCAGGCATCTATGGCAACTTCGAAGTCTCGCGCGGCTTGCCTTCCACCTTGCAGACGCGTTACTTCGAGCGCCATGGCGAAGAGTGGCAACTCCGTCCCAACGTCCGTTCCATGGTTCGTTTCGACACACTCGACCTCCGCAACTCGCTCAGTGGGCGCGGGCCATTCGACGTCATCTTCTGCCGCAACGTGCTCATCTACTTTGACGCAGAGACCAAGCGCGGCATCCTCCGCGAACTTCGTAGCACACTCGCGCGTGGAGGACACCTCTTCCTCGGAACAGCCGAGGCCGTCTCCCTCAGCGATGGATTTCGCCGTGTACAAACCGCTGATGCCATCTCGTACATTGCCGATGAACCCCATAGGCCCTAA
- a CDS encoding DNA-3-methyladenine glycosylase I has product MPTPKTRCRWAESSDLMREYHDEEWGVPMRDARDLWELLMLEGFQAGLSWSVVLNKREAFQAAFHQFSPQKVARMGEPDILRLLDDPRIIRSRAKIVATISAAKIFLEMQNSGEDFSAWLWSFVAGKPIQNQVGQTISPESEAMSKALKKRGFKFVGPTIVYAFMQAAGMVNDHTEACFRRTACAKLASRKASK; this is encoded by the coding sequence ATGCCAACGCCGAAGACACGTTGCCGCTGGGCTGAATCCAGCGACCTGATGCGCGAGTACCACGACGAAGAGTGGGGAGTACCCATGCGCGACGCCCGCGACCTATGGGAATTGCTCATGCTCGAAGGCTTTCAGGCCGGACTTTCCTGGAGCGTTGTGCTCAACAAACGCGAGGCTTTCCAAGCCGCATTTCATCAATTTTCCCCGCAAAAGGTCGCTCGCATGGGCGAGCCCGACATCCTGCGCCTGCTCGACGATCCACGCATTATTCGCTCACGAGCCAAGATCGTCGCCACCATCAGCGCGGCAAAAATCTTCCTCGAAATGCAGAACTCTGGAGAAGATTTTTCCGCCTGGCTCTGGAGCTTCGTTGCAGGCAAACCTATCCAGAATCAGGTCGGGCAAACCATCTCTCCCGAGTCCGAGGCGATGTCCAAGGCCCTGAAAAAACGTGGCTTCAAGTTCGTCGGCCCAACCATTGTGTACGCCTTCATGCAGGCCGCCGGCATGGTCAACGACCACACCGAAGCCTGCTTCCGGCGCACAGCCTGTGCGAAACTTGCCAGCCGGAAAGCGTCAAAATAG
- a CDS encoding enoyl-ACP reductase, whose protein sequence is MIHLEGKVAVVFGVANKRSIAYSVAEKLAAAGATLVLSYQSERLKKESEELLASLGQSEKGLAVQCDVSDDAQIDAAFAEIAARFPVLHTLVHSVAFAPADAIKNDFLLTKREDFRIAHDISAYSLIAVSRAAAPLMTEGGSILTLTYYGAEKVFPNYNVMGVAKAALEATVRYLAASLGPQNIRVNAISAGPIKTLAARGIGDFSTILDAVTQRAPLHRNVEQAEVGNTALFLTSDLASGITGEVTFVDCGFNITGI, encoded by the coding sequence ATGATCCATCTCGAAGGCAAAGTCGCAGTTGTGTTCGGCGTCGCCAACAAGCGCTCCATCGCCTACTCCGTCGCCGAAAAGCTGGCAGCGGCAGGGGCAACACTAGTGCTCAGCTATCAGTCCGAGCGCCTGAAGAAGGAGTCGGAAGAGTTGCTGGCTTCGCTCGGACAGAGCGAAAAGGGGCTGGCCGTGCAGTGTGACGTCTCCGACGACGCACAGATCGACGCAGCCTTTGCCGAGATCGCAGCACGCTTCCCTGTCCTCCACACGCTCGTCCACTCGGTGGCGTTTGCTCCGGCGGACGCCATCAAAAACGACTTCCTGCTCACCAAGCGCGAAGACTTCCGCATCGCCCACGACATCAGCGCCTATTCGCTGATCGCCGTGTCCCGTGCGGCAGCTCCGTTGATGACAGAGGGCGGCTCCATCCTGACGCTCACGTACTACGGTGCGGAAAAGGTCTTCCCGAACTACAACGTGATGGGCGTGGCCAAAGCTGCACTCGAAGCCACCGTTCGCTACCTCGCCGCATCGCTTGGCCCGCAGAACATCCGCGTCAACGCGATCTCGGCTGGCCCCATCAAGACCCTGGCCGCGCGCGGCATCGGCGACTTCTCGACCATCCTCGACGCCGTAACCCAGCGCGCTCCTCTTCACCGCAACGTGGAGCAGGCAGAAGTCGGCAACACAGCCCTCTTCCTCACCAGCGACCTTGCCAGCGGCATTACTGGCGAAGTGACCTTCGTCGACTGCGGCTTCAACATCACGGGAATCTAA
- a CDS encoding ABC-F family ATP-binding cassette domain-containing protein encodes MPPILSAQSVSKKFGATPLFSDVSFTVSDGDRIGLIGPNGAGKSTLLAVLGGEMEPDKGDVSRRKRARVAYVRQISEYPAGKSVRQVVERALAEADVPSEEREQRLRETLGRAGFDEFSADASTLSGGWRKRLAIVEAMAVGPDVMLLDEPTNHLDLEGIEWLEGVLKSTNMAVVVISHDRYFLENVAKDIIELSRVYAEGLLRVRGGYSKFLEGREQYMEAQSKMQEGLRNRVKTEIEWLRRGPKARATKAKARIDNAHELIGKLAEVDSRTRTSSAGIAFDATDRQTKRLVEFEGVAITLGNKKIVEGLSFGLSNGMKLGLVGPNGSGKTTILRAMTGELEVNAGTVKRAANLRVVYFSQRREIDESLTLRRALAPDSDGVVYQGAVVHVASYAAKFLFTGEQLNQPVARLSGGERARVLLARLMLVPADVLVLDEPTNDLDIPTLEILEESLLEFKGALVLVTHDRYLLDRVANTVLGLDGKGKAQVFADYMQWEEWKERSGLLTGTQSGDLPKEAAGKSSNSSSKKKLSYMEQREFDGIEAKVEAADARLDAARETMEDPVVATDATKLTAALAELEAAQTEHDAVYERWAELSEKAGA; translated from the coding sequence ATGCCACCGATTTTGAGCGCTCAGAGTGTAAGTAAGAAGTTTGGGGCCACGCCCCTGTTTTCCGATGTGTCGTTTACCGTCTCGGACGGGGACCGCATTGGCTTGATCGGACCGAATGGTGCGGGCAAGTCCACGTTGCTGGCCGTTCTCGGTGGAGAGATGGAGCCGGACAAGGGCGATGTTTCGCGCCGCAAGCGTGCGCGCGTGGCCTATGTGCGCCAGATCTCGGAGTATCCGGCGGGGAAGAGCGTTCGTCAGGTGGTGGAGCGCGCACTGGCTGAGGCTGATGTGCCCTCTGAAGAGCGCGAGCAGCGGCTGCGCGAGACCCTGGGCCGCGCGGGCTTTGACGAGTTCAGCGCAGATGCGTCGACGCTGAGCGGCGGCTGGCGCAAGCGGCTTGCGATTGTGGAAGCGATGGCCGTGGGGCCGGATGTGATGCTGCTCGATGAGCCGACAAACCATCTCGACCTGGAAGGCATTGAGTGGCTGGAAGGTGTGCTGAAGTCGACCAATATGGCTGTGGTCGTTATCTCGCATGATCGTTACTTTCTGGAGAACGTCGCGAAGGACATCATCGAACTGAGCCGCGTGTATGCCGAAGGCCTGCTGCGGGTGCGTGGCGGTTACTCGAAGTTTCTTGAAGGCCGCGAGCAGTACATGGAAGCTCAGTCGAAGATGCAGGAAGGTCTGCGCAACCGCGTGAAGACCGAGATTGAGTGGCTGCGGCGTGGGCCGAAGGCTCGTGCGACGAAGGCCAAGGCCCGCATCGACAACGCGCATGAGCTGATCGGCAAGCTGGCTGAGGTGGACTCGCGCACGCGTACGTCCAGCGCAGGCATCGCGTTCGACGCTACAGACCGCCAGACGAAGCGTCTGGTGGAGTTCGAGGGCGTGGCGATCACGCTGGGGAACAAGAAGATCGTCGAAGGGCTTTCCTTTGGCTTGTCGAACGGCATGAAGCTGGGACTCGTCGGACCGAACGGATCGGGCAAGACGACGATTCTGCGTGCGATGACCGGCGAACTTGAGGTGAATGCTGGCACGGTAAAGCGTGCGGCGAATCTGCGCGTCGTTTACTTCTCACAGCGTCGCGAGATCGATGAGTCGCTGACGCTGCGCCGGGCGCTGGCTCCGGACTCTGATGGTGTGGTGTACCAGGGCGCGGTGGTTCATGTGGCAAGCTATGCGGCAAAGTTCCTCTTTACCGGCGAGCAGTTGAACCAGCCCGTGGCACGGTTGAGCGGTGGTGAGCGCGCGCGTGTGCTGCTGGCGAGATTGATGCTCGTTCCGGCTGATGTTCTGGTACTGGACGAACCGACGAACGATCTGGATATCCCAACCCTGGAGATTCTGGAAGAGTCGTTGCTGGAGTTCAAGGGCGCGCTGGTGCTGGTGACGCATGATCGCTACCTGCTCGATCGCGTGGCGAACACCGTGTTAGGGCTGGATGGCAAGGGCAAGGCGCAGGTCTTCGCGGACTACATGCAGTGGGAAGAGTGGAAGGAACGCAGTGGCCTGCTGACCGGCACGCAGAGCGGAGATCTGCCGAAGGAAGCTGCGGGCAAGTCGTCGAACTCGTCGTCGAAGAAGAAGCTTTCGTACATGGAGCAGCGCGAGTTTGACGGTATTGAAGCGAAGGTTGAGGCTGCGGATGCTCGACTGGACGCAGCACGCGAGACGATGGAAGATCCCGTCGTAGCCACGGACGCGACAAAGTTGACGGCTGCGTTGGCGGAGTTGGAAGCTGCGCAGACCGAGCACGACGCGGTGTATGAACGATGGGCAGAACTCAGTGAAAAGGCCGGCGCTTAG
- a CDS encoding response regulator: MIRPCYLVVDREYSGSISTRKLVIETAKFNVITAYSAAEAVETLACFPGCAGAVIDAAVDDIHCDELVQKLKAIKPTLTVIAITGHDRVCEAADHQLVSFEPAKLLELLKQLDEAACKRIEAREQQLHSEGR; this comes from the coding sequence ATGATTCGCCCCTGCTATCTCGTCGTGGACCGCGAGTACTCCGGAAGTATCTCAACGCGCAAACTCGTTATTGAAACGGCCAAGTTCAACGTCATTACCGCCTATAGCGCTGCGGAAGCGGTCGAGACCCTTGCATGCTTTCCGGGCTGCGCTGGCGCCGTTATCGACGCTGCCGTTGATGACATTCACTGCGATGAACTGGTGCAGAAGCTCAAGGCGATCAAGCCCACATTGACGGTCATCGCTATTACCGGCCACGATCGAGTGTGCGAGGCCGCCGATCATCAGCTTGTGAGCTTCGAGCCGGCAAAGTTGCTGGAGCTGCTGAAACAGCTCGACGAAGCGGCCTGTAAACGCATTGAAGCTCGTGAACAGCAGCTACATAGCGAAGGGCGTTAG
- a CDS encoding response regulator, with protein MEVLLVDDSKTMRMLVQRAIRQAGFTGLTFIEAENGMDALQKLSTHTPQLILSDWNMPEMTGIDFLRQVRACANATPFGFITSEGSKEIYETAMTAGAQFLITKPFTPEDVQERLRPVLGARA; from the coding sequence ATGGAAGTACTTCTCGTCGACGACAGCAAGACCATGCGCATGCTCGTGCAGCGCGCCATTCGCCAGGCTGGTTTCACTGGCCTGACCTTTATCGAAGCTGAAAATGGCATGGATGCCCTGCAAAAGCTCAGCACCCACACGCCGCAACTCATCCTCTCGGATTGGAACATGCCGGAGATGACCGGCATTGATTTCCTGCGGCAGGTCCGCGCCTGCGCAAACGCAACGCCCTTCGGCTTCATCACGTCAGAGGGATCGAAAGAGATCTACGAGACAGCCATGACAGCTGGCGCTCAGTTCCTCATCACGAAGCCGTTCACCCCCGAAGACGTGCAGGAACGTCTTCGTCCTGTGCTCGGAGCAAGAGCATGA